The nucleotide sequence AGAAGAATGCATTATTACAGGTAAGTCCATTTTATTTTGCCTAATTTTTTTTGTTGCTTTAATACCATCCATTAATGGCATTCTAATATCCATTAAAACCAAATCAATATCATTATATTTATTTAATAAATACAATGATTCCTTTCCATTTTTTGCCCATTTTAAATTAGCACCTGTTTTTTTAAGACAATACTTAATTAGTTGAAAATTTACATCTTCATCTTCAACAACAAGAATGGTATTATTAATCCACATATTTTCAGTTATCATAAATTTAGTAATTTTTATTTCATTAAAAAAGACACCCCTTCTATATATATATAACATAAGTATCAAAAATGTTACAGATTTTTTTTCACAAAACACAATTTCTGCATTATATCAATATGATTATCAGTTCATAAAAAAATTTAAAAAAAATTCACTTTTCGATTTTTTTTATCGAAATAATCTGAAAAATATTAATAGAAAAACAATGGTAATTTATATTAATTGAAAGTTGTACTAATAACAATTAAACATCAAACTTACCG is from Bacteroidota bacterium and encodes:
- a CDS encoding response regulator, with translation MITENMWINNTILVVEDEDVNFQLIKYCLKKTGANLKWAKNGKESLYLLNKYNDIDLVLMDIRMPLMDGIKATKKIRQNKMDLPVIMHSSFENDYHYDNEIETLFSDFVPKPFKREFLINTIAKYIENNKLKNKSA